The Theropithecus gelada isolate Dixy unplaced genomic scaffold, Tgel_1.0 HiC_scaffold_15898, whole genome shotgun sequence genome includes a window with the following:
- the LOC112617211 gene encoding U8 snoRNA-decapping enzyme, which yields MAGARRLELGEALALGSGWRHACHALLYAPDPGMLFGRIPLRYAVLMQMRFDGRLGFPGGFVDTQDSSLEDGLNRELREELGEAAAAFRVERTDYRSSHAGSGPRVVAHFYAKRLTLEQLLAVEAGATRAKDHGLEVLGLVRVPLYTLRDGVGGLPTFLENSFIGSAREQLLEALQDLGLLQSGSISGLKIPAHH from the exons ATGGCCGGGGCCCGCAGGCTGGAGCTGGGCGAGGCCCTGGCGCTGGGGTCGGGTTGGCGTCATGCGTGCCATGCTCTCCTCTACGCGCCGGACCCTGGCATGCTCTTCGGCCGCATCCCGCTGCGCTACGCCGTACTG ATGCAGATGCGCTTCGATGGACGCCTGGGCTTCCCCGGCGGATTCGTGGACACGCAGGACAGCAGCCTAGAGGACGGGCTGAACCGCGAGCTGCGCGAGGAGCTCGGCGAGGCGGCGGCCGCTTTCCGCGTGGAGCGCACTGACTACCGCAGCTCCCACGCCGGGTCAGGGCCACGCGTTGTGGCCCACTTCTATGCCAAGCGTCTGACGCTCGAGCAGCTGTTGGCTGTGGAGGCCGGCGCAACACGCGCCAAGGACCAcgggctggag GTGCTGGGCCTGGTGCGAGTGCCCCTGTATACCCTGCGGGATGGTGTGGGAGGCCTGCCTACCTTCCTGGAGAATTCCTTTATTGGCTCTGCCCGGGAGCAGTTACTTGAAGCTCTCCAAGACTTGGGACTGCTGCAGTCTGGCTCTATTTCAGGCCTTAAGATTCCAG